The Spiroplasma corruscae DNA window AATTAAACATATAAGTTTTTTTGTAAAGAAAAATAAATTATTTTATATATAATTTATTGACATAATAAACTAGTTTATATATTATTATTAATGTGATTGTTATGCGGGTGTAGTTTAATGGTAGAACTTCAGCCTTCCAAGCTGACTGTGAGGGTTCGATTCCCTTCACCCGCTCCAATTTGAATTTTAGCTCTTTTATAAGAGTTTTTTTTATATTTAGAGTATTATAATTTAAGTAAAGGAAATCAAGATGAAAATATTCAAAAATTTTAGTGATTGCAAAACACCGTTTTTTAAAAGTTTATTTTTTATAAGTATTGAATCAATTATACCTGGGTTATTAATTTGATTTTTATTAGGCTATGATTTTTCCTATTCATTTAAATATGATCTCCCAACCCCGAGGGGAGCTTATATATTTTTAATACTTTTCTCATATTTAATTTATACTTTTTCTATAACTGCAGTTTTTTATTTTTTAAAGTTGCATAAGGCTGATAACTTTACTTACTCACTAACAATTACTTCGTGTTTGATAGTTTTATACATTTTAGGTATATTAATTGAAAATGTTAGTTATTGAATTTTTGTTAAGTTTTTAATTATATTAGTTGTTGCCATTTTGGTTTTACCTTTTTCAGTACTTATAACAATGTTATTCAATAATTTAAGTATTAAGAAAAATGAAGAATATGAACAAATGTTATTAGCATATAAAAATGGTGAAGTAATACCAACTAGTAGGTTAATTAAAGCGCAAAGATATCAAAAGTTTATTTTAAATAAACAAAAACAAAAAGAAGAATTAGAGAAATTTAAAGAAAGCTTAAATAATAAAATTGAAGAAAAAATAAATGAAGAAAATATCAAAAAATTAGCAAAAATAAAGAGTATAAATGAAAAGTTAGATAAAAAAGAATTAAAACAAAGAAAAAAAGAAGAAGAAAAAAATAGTCAATTTAAAAAGTAATTTGTTTCCTAAATTTTAGTCTGTCATATTTTTCCATATAAATTTTTTTATAGATATCATCTTTTTTATTTTCAAACATATAGTTTGCTCACAAAGTCCACAATAAATCTTGATATTTAATTACTGTATTTAAATTATTAAACTCATTTTTATCTATTATCAACATTCTTTTTTTTATTAGCTGATTTATAAAAATACCTATATTCTCATTATTTTCATTAAGTGTTTCTGTTATAAAACTTGCATAATCAAAATATTTATCATTCATCATAATGTAATCATAATCAATTAATAAAAAATTATCATCTTTGAACATTATATTTCCAGGTACAAGGTCATTGTGTGAAATGACTTTTTTTAATCCTTTTAAATTTTCTAGTTTATTACATATTTCTTTATAGTATTTATCTAAGTTAAAAAAAGGTTTTTTAATATTTTTATAAAAATAATCAAGCATTTTTTTATAATCAAATACTTTTATGCTATTAAATAAATTAGATTTAAGTTTATGAAACGAATAAATTAAATCAACTACTTTTCTAATATGAAACTCTTCAATATTAATTTTACTTAAGTCTTTATAATTTTCTAATATTTCAAATTTAGAAATAAGCTTCTTTTTTGTTAATTTAAAACTTATTGGTTTTAAAAGTATATCTTGGTTTAGGTTTTTAAATATATTAAGTACTTCATATTCATTTTTTTTGTCTAAGTAGTCAACTTTTTTCAACATGTAGATTTTAACTAATAAATTTCTTTTATTTATAAGTTTATTAGTCAAACCATTGTATATATTTTTTTTCATAGTTCCCCATATATGATAATATATACATATTGTATCATTAAAGGAGTAAGTTTTTGGAAATAGTACTGGCAACAAATAACCAAAAAAAAGTTGATGAAATACAAAAAGTTTTAAATAATCATAAAGTATTAACTCTAAAAGATGTTGGTATATGTGTAGAAATTCCTGAAGATCAGAATACTTTTAAAGGTAATGCATTACAAAAAGCGTTATATGTATCAAATTTAACAAATTATCCTGTTATTGCTGATGACTCGGGATTATCAATAACTGGTTTAAATAATTTCCCAGGAGTTTATTCTGCAAGATGAGCATTGCCTGAAACTGATTATGATATTATTAATAAATTATTATTAAAAAAGATGAGTGATCATAATCTTATTGACAAGTTTAGTAGGGACGCAAGTTTTATTTGTGCAATTGCATTTGTTGATAAAATCAAAGGGATTAAAGAAGTTTTTGAAAAAACATTAAAGGGCTATATTTCAAATGAACAAATAGGAAATAATGGTTTTGCTTATGATAAGATATTTACTCTATATGATAATAATAAAACATTAGCACAACTATCATTTGAGGAAAAAAACCAAATTTCTCATAGAAAGTTAGCTTGTGATGAATTGAATAAGTATTTAGAAAATATTAAATAGAGGATTTTTATGAAAAAATTAAACATTGTTTTATTTGAACCTGAAATTGCAGCGAATGTTGGAGCAATCATGAGAACCTGTGCCTTGGTAAATGCTAAATTACATTTAATTGAACCATTTGGATTTATTTTTGATAAAAGAAATTTTGCTAGAACAAGCGCAAATAATTTTGAGGGTTGTGAATATATTAAATATGATGATTTATCTTCGTTTTTTGAAATAGTTAATCCAAAGAATATGTATTTATTAACAAGATATGGAAAAAAACCATTGAGTGATTTTAATTTTAAATCAATTGATGATGAAGTTTATTTATTTTTTGGTAAAGAATCAACTGGTTTACCAATAGATTTATTAAAAAGTAATAAAAGCTTATGCTTTAGATTTCCAATGGTTGATAATGGAAGAAGTTTAAATATAGCTAATTGTGTTGGAATAGCTTTATATGAAGTTTTAAGACAATGAGATTATTTAGATTTAAGTAAAGTAGAAGTTGAAAAGGGTGAAAATTACCTAGATTAAAGGAGATAAAAATGAGTTTTGAAAATTTTGGATTAAAAAAATTCCTTAATGATGCAATTAAGGAAATCGGTTTTAAAGACCCAACAAGTATTCAAGAAAAAGTAATACCATTAATAAAAAGAAGGAGATCAGTAATAGCTCAATCTCACACTGGAACAGGAAAAACTCATGCATTTCTTTTACCGATAATTAATAATATAAAACCTGATGAAAAAAAAGTGCAATCATTAATTATTACTCCAACAAGAGAACTTGCTCGTCAAATATGACAAAATACTAGAGAGTTAATTAAAAATAACCCAGATATTAGTTGCGCACTATATGTAGGTGGAGAAGAATATGATAAACAAAGTGCTGCGTTAATTAATAAACAGCCACAAATAGTTATAGGAACACCATCAAGATTAAAAAAATTGTATGAAGAAAACTTTCTTCAGTTAACAACTTCTGATAATGTAATAATTGATGAATGTGACATGATATTTGAATTAGGTTTTATAGATGAAGTTGACTTTTTAATATCAAAAATTAATAAGCAATGTAATATTTCATTATTTTCAGCAACACTAAATAATGAACTAAAACCATTTCTAAAAAAATACTTAAGAAACTCAATTTACATTAATAATTTAGAAAATATGACTACAAATAAAAATATAGAGCATATATTAATATGAACTAAGAATAAAGAAAACAAAGAAGTTATGCGTGCACTTACTTCTACTATTAACCCATATGTATGTTTAATTTTTGTTAATAAAAAAGAAGAAATTAAGCATTTGGTTAGTTGATTTAAAGAATTTAAAATTGAAAACTTTACTGAACTTCATGGAGGGTTAGACCCAAGGCAAAGAGTAAATGTCCAAAAAAGAATAAAAAACATGGAGTTTAAGTGAATAATTGCTAGTGATGTTGCTGCTCGTGGTATCGACATTGATGGTGTTAGTCATGTTATTTCGATTAATCTACCTAACGACTTAAGTTATTACATCCATAGAAGTGGGAGAACTGGTAGAAATAAATACGAAGGAATAAGTTATGTTTTACATAACTCTGATAATGAAGATAAAATACTAAAATTAAAGGCAAAACAAATTGTTTTTACAAACTATAAATTAGCTGATGGTAAACTAATAAAAGTTGAACAAAAAATAAAAAAACCACCGAAAGAAAATACAAAGTTAGCAAATGAAACTAACAAAATAATTAATAAATATAAATCAAAGAAACTTAAACCTGGTTATAAAAAAAAGAGAAAACTTGAAATTGACATTATAAAAAGACAATTAAAAAGAAAACATATAAAAGAATCAATTGAAAGAATAAAAAAAGCAAGATATAAAAAACGAAGAGATGAATTGTTTGATGATGAATAAAAATTTTATTTAAATAAAAGTGTACATTTAATTTATAATTAAAGTATTTAAAGGGGTTAACATGGAAATAAGTGAAAGAATTGAGAAATTAATAAAAGAAGTTTCATATCAAGTTTATGAAAAAGAAACTATTTTTAAGTTAGCGATGCTAGCATTATTAGGTGAAGAATCAATATTCTTGCTAGGTAAACCTGGAATAGCAAAATCATTGATTTCTCGTAGAATGAAGTTTGTTATTTCGGGTGGAACAAACTTTGAATATTTAATGAGTAAATTCTCTACACCAGAAGAAATATATGGACCAATTGATTTAAGACTTTTAAAAGATGGAAAATATGTTAGGGTTGTTGATGGATATTTACCATCTGCTAACATTGGGTTTCTTGATGAAATATGAAAAGCTGGACCAAGTATTCAAAATACATTACTAACTATTATTAATGAAAAGATATTTAGAAATGGTGGAGTTGATATAAAGGTTCCGTTAAAACTATTAATTTCAGCATCCAATGAGTTACCAGCAGAAGGTGAAGGTTTAGAAGCTTTATTTGATAGATTTATTATTAGATATATTGCTGTTGGATTAGAAAAAAGAGAAAATTTTGAACAATTATTAGATGGTGATTCTTCACTTGATGTAAACGTAGATCCGTATTTACAAATTTCAATTGAGGAATTAGATGCTTGAAGAAAACAAATGAAAGAAGTAAAGCTAAGCAGAAAAGCACTAGATTTTATTCATTATTTTAGAAATAAGATATATCGCGATACAAATGGAGAAGCCTATATTTCTGATAGACGTTGAAAAAAAATATCTGGTTTAATTAAAACCAGTGCATTTTACAATGGAAGAGCAATCGCAGATATTCCTGATTTATTTATAATTCCACATTGTATTTGAGATAACGAAGAACAAGAAGCATTATATAAAAAAATATTCTTAGAAGCTTTTCTTGAGCAATTTGGTTTAGAATGAAGAACAGAAAAAAATAATTTATTAAATCAATTAGATGTAATTAATTCACAAATTGGTCAAATAGAAGCACAATACCTTAGATTAACTCCTTTCGATAGTCCTTTTAAAGGTAAGTTAACAGGAACATACTACTTAATTAACTTTACTGATGGTGGTTCTGAGTATTCTCACTGTTTCATTTCTGCTGCTGATTGAAATAAAATGAGAAATCTTTCGTCAGAAAACTTTTCTATTGATTTACATTTTGGACCAAACCAAATGAAGTATGTTGGCTCACAGAAAACTTTAGTAAAGGCTTATAAAGCGGATCAAATTTTATTTGTAAATGAAAACAAAAAATATCAATTAATGAACGATAGTTCTAATGAGTATAACAATCAAATAGCAAGTCTTGGTAACCAATTAAAAGATTTTGAAAATAAATATAAAGAACTATCTTATGAAATGCTTTCTGAATATAAAAAGTATACAAATATGAAATGTATATTCTTTGATGAAGAGTATAAAAAAATTATATCTGAAGCATTTGATTCTAAACAAAAAGAAGAGAATACAACTGAACAATATCAAGAGAGTATTTAAAATTATAAATATTAATAACTACTAAATTTATGTAACAATAAATTTATTTTTTTAAGGGGCATTTATGGAATTCGATTTAGAAAAACCAATGAGTGAAATTAATAAAGAACTCGAAGAATTAAGAAAAAAAGATCTACACAATAGTGACTTTTTGCTTTTTAAAAAGAATAATGATTTTGCAGCTGAACAGTTAGATGACAAAATCAATAATTTTTATAGTGCATCTAATCTATCGACAATTAAACAAATTAAATTACCGGAACCAATTAGGAAAGAAGTAATTTATTATAATTATATTTCTGATAAATATGATGAAGTGAGTTTTGCTAAAAATCTTAGTTTAATTAAACAAAAACTAATAGAATTTGATTCACCATTTGCAACATACATTGATACAATGGAATGAAAGATTGATAATGGATATATTGAGTTAAAAGACAGGGATTGATTAACAGAGTTTTTTAGAACTTGAACTTTTATGCTTACAAAAAGAATAATTGATTTTAGAATGAAGGCAGTTGAAGATTTAAGATACAATTACTTGGTAGAAGTTTATTCAATAATAAAAAATTATGGTAGATATGCAAAGATATACAAAACAATGTATGATGTTTTTGGTAAGTTAGCGAATATTGAAGATGAATTAAAAAACAAAAATATTGAATCAGTTGCTAGGTTTGCAGAATTCCTATACAAAGACCCATCAATTTTACGTATTGCAGAGTTATTAGGAAGACTAAATGGCGAAGATGATTTAATGGAAAAAAATATAACTGAGCAAATTGTAACTTATCCAACATATAAAAAACTACCATATAACCCTGAAGAAATAGTAGGGTTAACAATTTCAAAAGATATAGAGAGATTGTTACCAATGGAGTTTGCCAGCTTATTTGACGAAGACTTTGAAATAGTTTTTTTTAAAAAATATATTGAAGCACAGTTACAAACATTTCTTTTTGAATCAAATGAAAGAGTAATAGAACATGACGTTGAGGAAGTTGAGTATGAAGCACCAATTCCGCTTGAACAAGGAAAATTTATTATTTGTATTGATACTTCTGGATCAATGGAAGGTTCAGGTGAGTATATATCAAAGGCCTTAGCTTTAGCAGTTGCTAAAGTAGCATTAAAAGAAGAAAGAGATTTAGTTTTCTTAAATTTTGCAAATGATTTTGTTGATGAATTTACAATAAATGCAAAACACTTAAACATTCAAAAACTACTTGAATTTTTATCTAAATCATTTTATGGTAAAACAAATGCTAAAAAGGCTTTTACTAAATTGATTGAGAAGATGCATACTGATGAGTTTAAAAGAGCAGATTTGTTAATGATATCAGACTTTATGATGGATTCTCCATCTAACTCAATTAGAAGTAAAATAAACGAATTGAAAAATAATTACAATAGATTTCATTCATTAGTTGTTGGAACTATGCCTAATGTTGAAACACAAGATGTCTTTGATAATGTTATGTATTATGACCCAAATGATCCATATGCTACAACTCAAATTGTTAAGTCATTAAATGATACATTAAGAGATCTTAGAGAATTAAAAGATGAAGAAGTCGCTTATAGAGATGAGCAATTTGCAAAATTTAACGCTGTCCGAGATAAAAAAAGGTTTAGAGAAGTTCAAAAAGATTCTCCTAAGTTTAAAAAACTTGAAGAAAAAAAGAGAAAATTAAAAGAGTTAGAGAAGGCCCAAAGTTAGAGAGGTATTGCTGTGGAAATCGAAGAAAAGTCAAATTTGCTTATTGTATATTTAAAAAAAGATGAGGATATTTTTTTGCAATTAACTGAAATTACAAGAATTTATAGATTAATAAAGGCAAGAATTACAGGTTTCGGATATTTGAATAGACTTGAGTATGGTATTCTAAGTACTGTAGAACCATTGTTCTTAACAAAAAATTTAATTGAAGATTTCATTACGGTCTCATCGATTAATGGAATGATTTATAACAAAGATACAAATCTAATGATTAACTCTGTTGACAAACAAAAACAAATACATTTAGGTAGATTCATTAGTGGTTTGGTGGCAGATTCATTTACAATATTTTTAAATATAATTGAAACCGAATAATATAAATAAATCACTTCATTAGTGGATTTTTAACTTTTTAGTAATTTGAGTAGTTATTTTGGCAAAAATAAAGTATAATCTAATTAATCTTTATGTAAATGTTATTTTATCATAAAGGTAAATGAGAAAAAAACGAGGTGAAGATAAAAGATGATTGGTATTGTTTCAACAGCATACTTCACAGTAAAAGACCGTCCAGGTATAAAAACAGTGAAAAAATATTGATGGCGTAATGTGGTTATTCAACATCTTAAATTTAGAGGGAAAGCATTTATAATTGCTACAACAGGGTATGGTAAAGCCAACGCTGCTATGGTTATTACTTATTTGATGGAAGAGTATCCAAGTCTTGAAACAGTTGTTAACGTCGACTTAGCATTATCAACTAATGATAAGTTTGATACAACAGATACAGTTTTAGCAACTAAATTCATTTATAGAGACGCTGACTTAACTGTTTTTAAAGATATTAAATATGGACAAATTGTTCATGAACCAGAAGCATTTTCATTTAGTAATGAATTTGTAAATCAAGTTAAAAACTTCAAATTAGGTGTTTCTGACGGTATTGTTGGTACTGCAGATATGCTTATTTATAATTCAAAACAATTTAAAGAAATGGTTGACAAATATGGTCAAACAATTGACGTAATTGATACAGAAGCTGGAGCTATT harbors:
- a CDS encoding DxFTY motif-containing membrane protein, coding for MKIFKNFSDCKTPFFKSLFFISIESIIPGLLIWFLLGYDFSYSFKYDLPTPRGAYIFLILFSYLIYTFSITAVFYFLKLHKADNFTYSLTITSCLIVLYILGILIENVSYWIFVKFLIILVVAILVLPFSVLITMLFNNLSIKKNEEYEQMLLAYKNGEVIPTSRLIKAQRYQKFILNKQKQKEELEKFKESLNNKIEEKINEENIKKLAKIKSINEKLDKKELKQRKKEEEKNSQFKK
- a CDS encoding phosphotransferase family protein, producing the protein MKKNIYNGLTNKLINKRNLLVKIYMLKKVDYLDKKNEYEVLNIFKNLNQDILLKPISFKLTKKKLISKFEILENYKDLSKINIEEFHIRKVVDLIYSFHKLKSNLFNSIKVFDYKKMLDYFYKNIKKPFFNLDKYYKEICNKLENLKGLKKVISHNDLVPGNIMFKDDNFLLIDYDYIMMNDKYFDYASFITETLNENNENIGIFINQLIKKRMLIIDKNEFNNLNTVIKYQDLLWTLWANYMFENKKDDIYKKIYMEKYDRLKFRKQITF
- the rdgB gene encoding RdgB/HAM1 family non-canonical purine NTP pyrophosphatase; the protein is MEIVLATNNQKKVDEIQKVLNNHKVLTLKDVGICVEIPEDQNTFKGNALQKALYVSNLTNYPVIADDSGLSITGLNNFPGVYSARWALPETDYDIINKLLLKKMSDHNLIDKFSRDASFICAIAFVDKIKGIKEVFEKTLKGYISNEQIGNNGFAYDKIFTLYDNNKTLAQLSFEEKNQISHRKLACDELNKYLENIK
- a CDS encoding TrmH family RNA methyltransferase; this encodes MFMKKLNIVLFEPEIAANVGAIMRTCALVNAKLHLIEPFGFIFDKRNFARTSANNFEGCEYIKYDDLSSFFEIVNPKNMYLLTRYGKKPLSDFNFKSIDDEVYLFFGKESTGLPIDLLKSNKSLCFRFPMVDNGRSLNIANCVGIALYEVLRQWDYLDLSKVEVEKGENYLD
- a CDS encoding DEAD/DEAH box helicase, with product MSFENFGLKKFLNDAIKEIGFKDPTSIQEKVIPLIKRRRSVIAQSHTGTGKTHAFLLPIINNIKPDEKKVQSLIITPTRELARQIWQNTRELIKNNPDISCALYVGGEEYDKQSAALINKQPQIVIGTPSRLKKLYEENFLQLTTSDNVIIDECDMIFELGFIDEVDFLISKINKQCNISLFSATLNNELKPFLKKYLRNSIYINNLENMTTNKNIEHILIWTKNKENKEVMRALTSTINPYVCLIFVNKKEEIKHLVSWFKEFKIENFTELHGGLDPRQRVNVQKRIKNMEFKWIIASDVAARGIDIDGVSHVISINLPNDLSYYIHRSGRTGRNKYEGISYVLHNSDNEDKILKLKAKQIVFTNYKLADGKLIKVEQKIKKPPKENTKLANETNKIINKYKSKKLKPGYKKKRKLEIDIIKRQLKRKHIKESIERIKKARYKKRRDELFDDE
- a CDS encoding AAA family ATPase, with product MEISERIEKLIKEVSYQVYEKETIFKLAMLALLGEESIFLLGKPGIAKSLISRRMKFVISGGTNFEYLMSKFSTPEEIYGPIDLRLLKDGKYVRVVDGYLPSANIGFLDEIWKAGPSIQNTLLTIINEKIFRNGGVDIKVPLKLLISASNELPAEGEGLEALFDRFIIRYIAVGLEKRENFEQLLDGDSSLDVNVDPYLQISIEELDAWRKQMKEVKLSRKALDFIHYFRNKIYRDTNGEAYISDRRWKKISGLIKTSAFYNGRAIADIPDLFIIPHCIWDNEEQEALYKKIFLEAFLEQFGLEWRTEKNNLLNQLDVINSQIGQIEAQYLRLTPFDSPFKGKLTGTYYLINFTDGGSEYSHCFISAADWNKMRNLSSENFSIDLHFGPNQMKYVGSQKTLVKAYKADQILFVNENKKYQLMNDSSNEYNNQIASLGNQLKDFENKYKELSYEMLSEYKKYTNMKCIFFDEEYKKIISEAFDSKQKEENTTEQYQESI
- a CDS encoding VWA domain-containing protein, which codes for MEFDLEKPMSEINKELEELRKKDLHNSDFLLFKKNNDFAAEQLDDKINNFYSASNLSTIKQIKLPEPIRKEVIYYNYISDKYDEVSFAKNLSLIKQKLIEFDSPFATYIDTMEWKIDNGYIELKDRDWLTEFFRTWTFMLTKRIIDFRMKAVEDLRYNYLVEVYSIIKNYGRYAKIYKTMYDVFGKLANIEDELKNKNIESVARFAEFLYKDPSILRIAELLGRLNGEDDLMEKNITEQIVTYPTYKKLPYNPEEIVGLTISKDIERLLPMEFASLFDEDFEIVFFKKYIEAQLQTFLFESNERVIEHDVEEVEYEAPIPLEQGKFIICIDTSGSMEGSGEYISKALALAVAKVALKEERDLVFLNFANDFVDEFTINAKHLNIQKLLEFLSKSFYGKTNAKKAFTKLIEKMHTDEFKRADLLMISDFMMDSPSNSIRSKINELKNNYNRFHSLVVGTMPNVETQDVFDNVMYYDPNDPYATTQIVKSLNDTLRDLRELKDEEVAYRDEQFAKFNAVRDKKRFREVQKDSPKFKKLEEKKRKLKELEKAQS